A genomic window from Halorubrum trapanicum includes:
- a CDS encoding cryptochrome/deoxyribodipyrimidine photo-lyase family protein, producing the protein MTAGDDDALPSTPDADAVRSLSAADGRPDEPGTVVWHRNDLRIADNPALAAAAAESERVLPLFVFDPSFYDERGAACDARIEFLHDCLRDLDRQYRDVDGAGLTYAHGDPLDVLGRFVDAGWEVVATATPTGRYGRRRDERAHERLGVRFVAGDGLVRDADRPRENWSERVESWLADDPFDWDPRSVAVERVETEIDPETVADAYEVESSKTRVPTGGRGPAREQLRAFTERIADYPGSISSPVDARDGTSGLSPYLRFGCLSVREVHRHADERAPDGRGKSMFVSRLFWNRHYAQKLLDWPRWLDRAVNPVYEGFNRDRHDPDLVAAWKRGETGFPMVDASMRCLRETGWLNFRMRALCASLYFHVLQQPWRIGADHFYHHLIDGDAAINYTQWQSQCGLVGRPGLRLYDPRKQVRDHDPDGEFITRWVPELDPLPAAHLDAPEKAPLAVQREVGVEIGADYPYPVVDYEAARSEFRERYGAASPAAADKLGDEEVARRASLSGGLGAARSIAAEHGEPPGSSASDADESPQTDLDEFG; encoded by the coding sequence ATGACCGCGGGCGACGACGACGCGCTCCCGTCGACCCCCGACGCCGACGCGGTCCGGTCGCTCTCGGCGGCGGACGGTCGCCCCGACGAGCCCGGAACAGTCGTCTGGCACCGGAACGACCTCCGGATCGCGGACAACCCGGCGCTCGCGGCGGCCGCGGCGGAGTCCGAGCGAGTCCTCCCGCTGTTCGTCTTCGACCCGAGCTTCTACGACGAGCGCGGCGCGGCCTGCGACGCGCGGATCGAGTTCCTCCACGACTGCCTGCGCGACCTCGACCGCCAGTACCGCGATGTCGACGGCGCGGGGCTGACGTACGCCCACGGCGACCCCCTCGACGTGCTGGGACGGTTCGTCGACGCCGGCTGGGAGGTCGTCGCGACCGCGACCCCGACCGGTCGGTACGGCCGGCGGCGGGACGAGCGCGCCCACGAGCGGCTCGGCGTCCGGTTCGTCGCGGGCGACGGACTCGTCCGCGACGCGGACCGCCCGCGCGAGAACTGGAGCGAGCGCGTCGAGTCGTGGCTCGCGGATGACCCGTTCGACTGGGACCCCCGATCGGTCGCGGTCGAGCGCGTCGAGACCGAAATCGACCCCGAGACGGTCGCCGACGCGTACGAAGTCGAGTCGTCGAAGACGCGCGTGCCAACGGGCGGACGCGGCCCGGCCCGCGAGCAACTCCGCGCGTTCACGGAGCGAATCGCCGACTACCCGGGGTCGATCTCCTCGCCGGTCGACGCCCGCGACGGGACGAGCGGCCTTTCCCCCTACCTGCGGTTCGGCTGCCTCTCGGTCCGCGAGGTCCACCGCCACGCCGACGAGCGCGCGCCGGACGGCCGCGGGAAGTCGATGTTCGTCTCCCGGCTGTTCTGGAACCGCCACTACGCGCAGAAGCTGCTCGACTGGCCGAGGTGGCTCGACCGCGCCGTCAACCCCGTCTACGAGGGGTTCAACCGCGACCGCCACGACCCGGACCTCGTCGCGGCGTGGAAGCGCGGCGAGACGGGGTTCCCGATGGTCGACGCGAGCATGCGCTGTCTGCGCGAAACGGGGTGGCTCAACTTCCGGATGCGGGCGCTGTGCGCGAGCCTCTACTTCCACGTCCTCCAGCAGCCGTGGCGGATCGGCGCCGACCACTTCTACCACCACCTGATCGACGGCGACGCCGCGATCAACTACACCCAGTGGCAGTCGCAGTGCGGACTGGTCGGCCGCCCCGGACTCCGATTGTACGATCCCCGCAAGCAGGTACGCGACCACGACCCTGACGGGGAGTTCATTACGCGGTGGGTCCCCGAACTCGATCCGCTGCCCGCCGCGCACCTCGACGCCCCAGAGAAGGCGCCGCTCGCGGTCCAGCGCGAGGTAGGCGTCGAGATCGGTGCGGACTACCCGTATCCCGTCGTCGACTACGAGGCGGCCCGGAGCGAGTTCCGCGAGCGCTACGGGGCGGCGTCCCCCGCCGCGGCCGACAAGCTCGGCGACGAGGAGGTCGCTCGGCGGGCGTCGCTGTCCGGCGGCCTCGGCGCCGCGCGGTCGATCGCGGCCGAGCACGGCGAACCGCCGGGTTCGAGCGCGAGCGACGCCGACGAGTCGCCCCAAACCGACCTCGACGAGTTCGGGTGA
- a CDS encoding universal stress protein, with protein sequence MYDVLLGIGLDDEKRAVAQAEVVADLPDAPNEVTAHLCHVFQDNPEGASVHQLGTVRRAREILEEAGVNCVHYEASGDPGEELIAAADEVDADLICVSGRKRSPAGKAVFGSTTQTVVLNADRPVLAVPGPDGE encoded by the coding sequence ATGTACGACGTGTTACTCGGTATCGGGCTCGACGACGAGAAGCGGGCGGTCGCACAGGCCGAGGTCGTCGCCGACCTCCCGGACGCGCCGAACGAGGTGACGGCGCACCTCTGTCACGTCTTCCAGGACAATCCGGAGGGGGCGTCGGTCCACCAGCTCGGGACCGTCCGACGCGCCCGCGAGATTCTGGAGGAGGCCGGCGTGAACTGCGTTCACTACGAGGCCAGCGGCGATCCGGGCGAGGAGCTGATCGCGGCCGCGGACGAGGTCGACGCCGACCTCATCTGCGTCTCGGGTCGCAAGCGGAGCCCGGCGGGGAAGGCCGTCTTCGGCAGCACCACGCAGACGGTCGTGTTGAACGCGGACCGCCCGGTGTTGGCGGTTCCGGGGCCGGACGGAGAGTAA
- a CDS encoding DUF2892 domain-containing protein — protein sequence MNQNVGATDKRVRTAVGAVAGLASIATLANAAPLPALAAPVLGVVAIAMLATAATGTCGLYALLGVDTCPADAGGPR from the coding sequence ATGAACCAGAACGTCGGTGCGACGGACAAGCGCGTCAGGACCGCGGTCGGCGCCGTCGCCGGCCTCGCCTCGATAGCGACCCTCGCGAACGCCGCGCCGCTCCCGGCCCTCGCGGCGCCGGTCTTGGGCGTCGTCGCGATCGCCATGCTCGCGACCGCCGCGACCGGCACCTGCGGCCTGTACGCCCTGCTCGGCGTCGACACCTGTCCCGCGGACGCCGGCGGGCCGCGCTGA
- a CDS encoding HD domain-containing protein: protein MKAIKDSVHGHVRLGDVAAELVDTPAFQRLRHIKQLSTVRLVYPSANHTRFEHSLGVYHLAGRAVEGLGVDADTAAHVRAAAMLHDVGHGPYGHQTEGIIRRATGRDHDDVRWLLTDADREVCQALERNGLDPERVAALIDGEGALGPLVSGELDVDRMDYLVRDAHHTGVPYGTVDTGRLVTELRLIGGDETGSAADLALDEGNVATAESLLVARSLMNAVVYRHHVSRVAGAMLERACERYLDRTETDVEAFRRMADHDLLVELRERVPALGERIERRDLYKRAVWAGIDEVPAGTVDAGRPEERAAEREIADAVGIDRDAVLVDIPSRPALKESGSAVVVDGVPQRLEDASELVTGLRAAERRRWTLGVYCPAERVEEVAAAAREVLGLRATGRPSA, encoded by the coding sequence ATGAAGGCGATCAAGGACAGCGTCCACGGCCACGTCCGGCTCGGGGACGTCGCCGCCGAGCTGGTCGACACGCCGGCGTTCCAGCGGCTGCGACACATCAAACAGCTGTCCACGGTCCGGCTCGTCTACCCCTCCGCGAACCACACCCGATTCGAACACAGCCTCGGCGTCTACCACCTCGCCGGCCGCGCGGTCGAGGGCCTCGGCGTCGACGCCGACACCGCGGCGCACGTCCGCGCCGCGGCGATGCTCCACGACGTCGGCCACGGCCCGTACGGCCACCAGACCGAGGGGATCATCCGGCGCGCGACCGGGCGCGACCACGACGACGTGCGCTGGCTGCTCACCGACGCGGACCGGGAGGTCTGTCAGGCCCTCGAACGCAACGGGCTCGACCCCGAGCGCGTCGCCGCCCTGATCGACGGCGAGGGGGCCTTGGGGCCGCTCGTCTCGGGCGAGCTCGACGTCGACCGCATGGACTACCTCGTGCGCGACGCCCACCACACGGGCGTTCCGTACGGCACCGTCGACACCGGCCGGCTCGTCACCGAACTCCGGCTGATCGGCGGCGACGAGACGGGGAGCGCCGCCGACCTCGCCTTAGACGAGGGGAACGTCGCCACCGCCGAGAGCCTGCTCGTCGCGCGGTCGCTGATGAACGCCGTCGTCTACCGACACCACGTCTCCCGCGTCGCGGGCGCGATGTTAGAGCGCGCCTGCGAGCGGTACCTCGACCGCACGGAGACCGACGTCGAGGCGTTCCGCCGGATGGCCGACCACGACCTCCTCGTCGAACTCCGCGAGCGCGTCCCGGCGCTCGGCGAGCGCATCGAGCGGCGGGACCTCTACAAGCGCGCCGTCTGGGCCGGGATCGACGAGGTGCCCGCGGGGACGGTCGACGCGGGACGCCCGGAGGAGCGGGCCGCCGAACGCGAGATCGCGGACGCGGTGGGGATCGACCGCGACGCGGTCCTCGTGGACATCCCCTCGCGTCCGGCGCTCAAGGAGTCCGGCTCCGCCGTCGTGGTCGACGGCGTCCCGCAGCGGCTGGAGGACGCCTCGGAGCTCGTGACGGGGCTCCGGGCCGCGGAGCGCCGCCGCTGGACGCTCGGCGTCTACTGTCCCGCCGAACGCGTCGAGGAGGTCGCGGCCGCCGCGCGGGAGGTCTTGGGGCTGCGCGCGACGGGGCGACCCTCTGCCTGA
- a CDS encoding transcriptional regulator, producing the protein MPKYSTGGGGGGDDGDACELCGRETTDLRKATVAGAKLLVCSNCRPHDDAGNAPSAGDGSRGGSSGGSSGGAGSGSEATESRKKELARKQAKMYDSATGDSKRWEEEGTSYEADRLPYLVSGYGDAVTEARQDAGLTVEEVAAELEVDEDDLLAVEDGRAATANVGGSVVRALEERFGIGIVDE; encoded by the coding sequence ATGCCGAAGTATTCGACGGGCGGCGGCGGCGGCGGCGACGACGGCGACGCGTGCGAGCTCTGCGGTCGCGAGACCACGGACCTCCGGAAGGCGACGGTCGCCGGCGCGAAGCTGCTCGTGTGCTCGAACTGCCGGCCCCACGACGACGCCGGCAACGCGCCGAGCGCCGGCGACGGGTCGCGCGGCGGCAGTTCCGGCGGCAGTTCCGGCGGCGCCGGATCCGGCTCGGAGGCGACGGAGAGCCGGAAGAAGGAGCTCGCGCGGAAGCAGGCGAAGATGTACGACTCCGCGACCGGCGACTCGAAGCGCTGGGAGGAGGAGGGGACGAGCTACGAGGCGGACCGCCTCCCGTACCTCGTCTCCGGCTACGGCGACGCCGTCACCGAGGCCCGGCAGGACGCCGGGCTGACCGTCGAGGAGGTCGCCGCCGAGCTTGAGGTCGACGAGGACGATCTGCTCGCGGTCGAGGACGGGCGGGCCGCGACCGCGAACGTGGGAGGGTCCGTCGTGCGTGCGCTCGAAGAGCGGTTCGGGATCGGTATCGTCGACGAGTGA
- a CDS encoding phosphoribosylamine--glycine ligase translates to MDTANFLFVSADAALITDLAWQVRREGHDVKYYIEAESDQEIGDGFVPKTDDWRAEVDWADVVIFDDIWVSGPDQREGPGTNERGDTPRVGSDVGTGALAQELRERGKAVIGGTPDTDRLEEDRGYAMEVLEDHGVNTVEHHVFHEFDAGIKHVQENPAPYVIKPLGEVQNVKRLLYVGNEDDGSDVVDVLRAYEKAWGHRMKGFQLQRKVEGVEVAVCGFFDGNEFVDRVNFNFEHKKLFPGNIGPSTGEMGTSMFWAGKNRLFQETFGKIEGWLADEGYVGSIDINCIVNETGIYPLEFTPRFGYPTIALQEESIESSTAEFFYDLAHGNKPEPEVHGGYQIAVRVVLPPFPFDDEQTYDENSRNAAVVFETEDRTGIHLEDTKQVDGQWRAAGESGMPIVVTGKGETMGAAREQAYGRIDDVVMPNMYYRDDIGERWVDGDGDRLQAWGYLGP, encoded by the coding sequence ATGGACACCGCGAACTTCCTCTTCGTCTCCGCCGACGCGGCGCTGATCACGGACCTGGCGTGGCAGGTCCGGCGCGAGGGCCACGACGTGAAGTACTACATCGAGGCCGAAAGCGACCAAGAAATCGGCGACGGGTTCGTGCCGAAGACGGACGACTGGCGCGCCGAGGTCGACTGGGCCGACGTGGTGATCTTCGACGACATCTGGGTCTCGGGACCCGACCAGCGGGAGGGTCCCGGAACGAACGAGCGGGGTGACACCCCGCGAGTCGGCTCCGACGTCGGGACCGGCGCGCTCGCGCAGGAACTCCGCGAGCGGGGGAAGGCCGTCATCGGCGGGACGCCCGACACCGACCGGCTCGAAGAGGACCGCGGCTACGCGATGGAGGTCTTAGAGGACCACGGCGTCAACACGGTCGAACACCACGTGTTCCACGAGTTCGACGCGGGCATCAAACACGTTCAGGAGAACCCCGCGCCGTACGTGATCAAGCCGCTCGGGGAGGTTCAAAACGTCAAGCGCCTGCTGTACGTCGGCAACGAGGACGACGGCAGCGACGTGGTCGACGTGCTTCGGGCGTACGAGAAGGCGTGGGGCCACCGGATGAAGGGGTTCCAGCTCCAGCGGAAGGTCGAGGGCGTCGAGGTCGCGGTCTGCGGCTTCTTCGACGGGAACGAGTTCGTCGACCGGGTGAACTTCAACTTCGAGCACAAGAAGCTGTTCCCGGGAAACATCGGCCCGTCGACCGGCGAGATGGGGACGTCGATGTTCTGGGCGGGGAAAAACAGGCTGTTCCAAGAGACGTTCGGCAAGATAGAGGGATGGCTCGCCGACGAGGGGTACGTCGGCAGCATCGACATCAACTGTATCGTCAACGAGACGGGTATCTACCCGCTGGAGTTCACGCCGCGGTTCGGCTACCCGACCATCGCCCTTCAGGAGGAGTCGATCGAGTCGTCGACGGCCGAGTTCTTCTACGACCTCGCGCACGGGAACAAGCCCGAGCCCGAGGTCCACGGCGGCTACCAGATCGCCGTCAGGGTCGTCCTGCCGCCGTTCCCGTTCGACGACGAGCAGACGTACGACGAGAACTCGCGGAACGCCGCGGTCGTCTTCGAGACCGAGGACCGAACGGGGATCCACCTGGAGGACACGAAACAGGTCGACGGCCAGTGGCGCGCCGCCGGCGAGAGCGGGATGCCCATCGTCGTCACCGGAAAAGGGGAGACGATGGGTGCCGCGCGCGAGCAGGCGTACGGCCGCATCGACGACGTGGTGATGCCGAACATGTACTACCGCGACGACATCGGCGAGCGCTGGGTCGACGGCGACGGCGACCGCCTCCAGGCGTGGGGGTACCTCGGCCCGTGA
- a CDS encoding thymidine kinase gives MHAITRSGWIEVISGSMFSGKTEELLRRLRRSEIAGQSVAVYTPAVDDRYGEATIGSHTGRQWEATVVDNEGDGPLDVLDDDPAEVVAFDEANFFSDALIEVCNALADRGSRVIVSGTDQTFRGEPFDPLPQLMATAEYVDKLQAICSVCGEPASRNQRLIEGEPAHADDPTILVGAEESYEARCRDCHVLLTGDRPDEERPFESAEADSAND, from the coding sequence ATGCACGCCATCACTCGATCCGGGTGGATCGAGGTCATCTCCGGGTCGATGTTCTCGGGCAAGACGGAGGAGCTGCTCCGTCGGCTCCGGCGGTCCGAGATCGCCGGGCAGTCGGTCGCCGTCTACACGCCCGCGGTCGACGACCGCTACGGCGAGGCGACGATCGGGAGCCACACGGGCCGCCAGTGGGAGGCCACCGTCGTCGACAACGAGGGCGACGGCCCGCTCGACGTCCTCGACGACGACCCGGCCGAGGTCGTCGCGTTCGACGAGGCGAACTTCTTCTCGGACGCGCTCATCGAGGTCTGTAACGCCCTCGCGGACCGCGGCAGCCGCGTGATCGTCTCGGGGACGGACCAGACGTTCCGCGGCGAACCGTTCGATCCGCTTCCGCAGCTCATGGCGACGGCCGAGTACGTCGACAAGCTCCAGGCCATCTGCTCGGTCTGCGGCGAGCCCGCCTCCCGGAACCAGCGGCTCATCGAGGGCGAGCCCGCCCACGCCGACGACCCGACGATCCTCGTCGGCGCCGAGGAGTCCTACGAGGCCCGGTGTCGCGACTGTCACGTCCTGTTGACCGGCGACCGCCCCGACGAGGAGCGACCGTTCGAGAGCGCCGAGGCCGACTCCGCGAACGACTGA
- a CDS encoding FAD-dependent oxidoreductase encodes MSDDPTALVIGGGATGAGIARDLALRGVDATLVDRGGLGSGTSGRSHGLLHSGARYAEADAEGARECIEENRTLREIAGGCVRETGGLFVRLAGDDPDYFEEKLAACEGIGIPTERLDGDAAREAAPGLTDEVEEAFRVPDGVVYPSRLVAANAADAERHGASVRPHAPVEDVTVRDGEVASVRVGGDVDETLSPEVVVNATGAWADSIAEMAGVEVGMAPSRGVMVSVEYDGLGPALNRCRDPDDGDIVVPHDGEVVLGTTSVPVSDPDDYETADWEVERSVEECAAMLPAVADAPTVRTWWGVRPLYEPDEAGQDRRGISRGFTLLDHERDGAAGLYSVVGGKLTTYRQMAETTVDRVCDRLGVDAACETAAEPLAHADEPDRLDELVVEYGGANPTDADVVGARTGD; translated from the coding sequence GTGAGCGACGACCCGACCGCCCTCGTGATCGGCGGCGGCGCGACCGGGGCGGGGATCGCTCGGGACCTCGCACTCCGCGGGGTCGACGCGACGCTGGTCGACCGCGGCGGGCTCGGGAGCGGAACCTCCGGGCGCTCGCACGGACTCCTCCACAGCGGCGCTCGATACGCCGAGGCCGACGCCGAGGGTGCGCGCGAGTGTATCGAGGAGAACCGGACGCTCCGGGAGATCGCCGGGGGCTGCGTCCGCGAGACCGGGGGGCTCTTCGTCCGGCTCGCCGGCGACGACCCCGACTACTTCGAGGAGAAGCTCGCGGCCTGCGAGGGCATCGGAATCCCGACCGAGCGCCTCGACGGCGACGCAGCTCGCGAGGCCGCGCCGGGGCTCACGGACGAGGTCGAGGAGGCGTTCCGGGTCCCGGACGGCGTCGTCTACCCGTCGCGGCTGGTCGCCGCCAACGCCGCGGACGCCGAGCGTCACGGCGCGTCCGTCCGCCCGCACGCGCCCGTGGAGGACGTGACGGTCCGCGACGGCGAGGTCGCGTCGGTCCGAGTCGGCGGCGACGTCGACGAGACGCTCTCGCCCGAAGTCGTCGTGAACGCCACCGGCGCGTGGGCGGACTCGATCGCGGAGATGGCGGGCGTCGAAGTCGGGATGGCGCCGAGCCGCGGCGTGATGGTGTCCGTCGAGTACGACGGGCTCGGCCCGGCGCTGAACCGGTGCCGCGACCCCGACGACGGCGACATCGTCGTGCCCCACGACGGCGAGGTCGTGCTGGGGACGACGAGCGTCCCGGTCTCCGACCCCGACGACTACGAGACGGCCGACTGGGAGGTCGAGCGCTCCGTCGAGGAGTGCGCCGCGATGCTCCCCGCGGTCGCCGACGCGCCGACGGTCCGGACGTGGTGGGGCGTCCGGCCCCTCTACGAGCCCGACGAGGCGGGGCAGGACCGCCGGGGCATCTCCCGCGGGTTCACGCTGCTCGACCACGAGCGCGACGGCGCCGCCGGCCTCTACAGCGTCGTGGGCGGGAAGCTGACTACCTACCGCCAGATGGCCGAGACGACCGTCGACCGCGTCTGCGACCGGCTGGGGGTCGACGCCGCCTGCGAGACCGCGGCCGAACCGCTCGCACACGCCGACGAGCCCGATCGGCTGGACGAACTCGTCGTCGAGTACGGCGGGGCGAACCCCACGGACGCCGACGTGGTCGGCGCGCGAACGGGCGACTGA
- a CDS encoding HD domain-containing protein — translation MLTVKDTVHDHIEIDGVAADLVDTPALQRLRHVKQLGTVQLVYPSANHTRFEHSLGVYHLANRALDHLGIEGKRADRIEAAAMLHDVGHGPFSHNLESLTHRRTGKYHDDVDELLATGAVGEVLRDHDLDPDRIAEIVAGEGPYAGLVSGELDVDRMDYLVRDAYHTGVPYGTIDTERFVRELTFVERGAGADADGPDGWSGPDRDGPELVLDEGNVQTAESLLLARALMNPVVYTHHVARISKAMLRRAASELLDATATTAAELRRMDDHDFLAAIRDCRATAELSRRYDERDLYKLAVWAEYDDVPDRVHEADHAAETALEREIAAAAGVARDHVILDVPPEPTMRESTARVTVNGEIRRLERQSPLVSALRTAQRNQWRLGVYAPEPATDRVGRAAADVLGLDPDGLVTEVRGAMPTTLDEFE, via the coding sequence ATGCTCACGGTCAAGGACACCGTCCACGACCACATCGAGATCGACGGTGTCGCCGCGGACCTCGTCGACACGCCCGCCCTCCAGCGGCTGCGCCACGTCAAACAGCTCGGCACGGTCCAGCTCGTCTACCCATCCGCGAACCACACCCGGTTCGAACACAGCCTCGGCGTCTACCACCTCGCGAACCGCGCGCTCGACCACCTCGGGATCGAGGGGAAACGCGCCGACCGCATCGAGGCCGCGGCGATGCTCCACGACGTCGGCCACGGCCCGTTCAGCCACAACCTCGAGTCGCTCACACACCGCCGGACAGGGAAGTACCACGACGACGTCGACGAGCTGCTCGCGACCGGCGCGGTCGGCGAGGTGTTGCGCGACCACGACCTCGACCCGGACCGGATCGCCGAGATCGTCGCCGGCGAGGGCCCGTACGCCGGCCTCGTCTCGGGCGAGCTCGACGTCGACCGCATGGACTACCTCGTGCGCGACGCCTACCACACCGGCGTCCCGTACGGCACCATCGACACCGAGCGGTTCGTCCGCGAGCTGACGTTCGTCGAGCGCGGTGCGGGCGCGGACGCCGACGGACCGGACGGCTGGAGCGGACCCGATCGCGACGGTCCGGAGCTCGTCTTGGACGAGGGGAACGTCCAGACCGCGGAGAGCCTCCTGCTCGCCCGCGCGCTGATGAACCCCGTCGTGTACACCCACCACGTCGCGCGCATCTCGAAGGCGATGCTGCGCCGGGCCGCGAGCGAACTCCTCGACGCGACCGCGACGACGGCGGCCGAGCTGCGCCGGATGGACGACCACGACTTCCTCGCCGCGATCCGCGACTGCCGGGCGACCGCCGAGCTCTCCCGTCGCTACGACGAGCGCGACCTCTACAAGCTGGCGGTGTGGGCCGAGTACGACGACGTCCCCGACCGCGTCCACGAGGCGGACCACGCGGCCGAGACCGCCCTCGAACGCGAGATCGCCGCGGCGGCCGGTGTCGCCCGCGACCACGTGATCCTCGACGTGCCGCCCGAGCCGACGATGCGCGAGTCGACCGCGCGCGTCACCGTCAACGGCGAGATCCGGCGGCTCGAACGCCAGTCGCCGCTCGTCTCCGCGCTCCGAACGGCCCAGCGCAACCAGTGGCGCCTCGGCGTGTACGCCCCCGAACCGGCGACCGACCGCGTCGGCCGCGCGGCCGCGGACGTGCTCGGCCTCGACCCCGACGGGCTCGTGACCGAGGTGCGCGGGGCGATGCCGACGACGCTCGACGAGTTCGAGTAG
- a CDS encoding amidohydrolase family protein has protein sequence MHLEGTVLVGPDFDPVEGRVVVADGEIVRIERESVESDDVILPAFVNAHTHIGDSIAKEAGEGLSLDELVAPPDGLKHRLLRAADHEEKVAAMARTLRYMESTGTGTFLEFREGGVDGVAALRDALAGEGVEFGERAIESVVFGRDDPDVLSVADGYGASGARDADFDAVRTETREAGKLFGIHAGERDADDINPAMDLDPDFLVHMVHAEEIHLERLADRETPVVVCPRSNLVTNVGVPPIRELAERTTVALGTDNVMTDSPSMFREMEFAAKLSDLPAREILRMATVNGAEIAGLNRGAIEPGADADLLVLDGDSDNLAGARDLVRAVVRRAGHADVSRVVIGGDPVVPRDD, from the coding sequence ATGCATCTGGAGGGGACCGTCTTGGTCGGTCCCGACTTCGATCCGGTCGAGGGCCGGGTCGTCGTCGCGGACGGCGAGATCGTCCGGATCGAGCGGGAATCCGTCGAGAGCGACGACGTGATCCTCCCGGCGTTCGTCAACGCCCACACGCACATCGGCGACTCGATCGCCAAGGAGGCGGGCGAGGGGCTCTCGCTCGACGAGCTCGTCGCGCCGCCGGACGGGCTGAAACACCGCCTCCTCCGGGCGGCGGACCACGAGGAGAAGGTGGCCGCGATGGCGCGCACCCTGCGGTACATGGAGTCGACCGGCACGGGCACGTTCCTCGAGTTCCGGGAGGGCGGCGTCGACGGCGTCGCCGCGCTCCGCGACGCGCTCGCGGGCGAGGGGGTCGAGTTCGGCGAGCGCGCGATCGAGTCGGTCGTCTTCGGCCGCGACGATCCCGACGTGCTCTCGGTCGCGGACGGGTACGGCGCCTCCGGCGCCCGCGACGCCGATTTCGACGCGGTCAGGACGGAGACGCGCGAGGCCGGCAAGCTGTTCGGGATCCACGCGGGCGAGCGCGACGCCGACGACATCAACCCGGCGATGGACTTGGACCCCGACTTCCTCGTCCACATGGTCCACGCCGAGGAGATCCACCTCGAACGGCTCGCCGACCGGGAGACGCCGGTCGTCGTCTGCCCCCGTTCGAACCTCGTGACGAACGTCGGGGTGCCGCCGATCCGCGAGCTGGCCGAACGAACGACGGTCGCGCTCGGCACCGACAACGTGATGACCGATTCGCCGTCGATGTTCCGAGAGATGGAGTTCGCGGCGAAGCTCTCCGATCTCCCCGCTCGGGAGATACTTCGGATGGCGACGGTCAACGGCGCCGAGATCGCCGGGCTGAACCGCGGCGCGATCGAGCCCGGCGCGGACGCGGACCTGCTCGTCCTCGACGGCGACTCCGACAACCTCGCCGGCGCGCGCGACCTCGTCCGCGCGGTCGTCAGGCGCGCCGGCCACGCCGACGTCTCGCGCGTCGTGATCGGCGGTGACCCCGTCGTCCCGCGCGACGACTGA